A region of Colletotrichum higginsianum IMI 349063 chromosome 10, whole genome shotgun sequence DNA encodes the following proteins:
- a CDS encoding Defects in morphology protein 1 has product MATSLSLDSEDEYGYDLSPEDETLLGRLITDVAAPTSSSSQNHVATPTTSDLGIDTVAEEESRLNDIPTDALSYQSSGLAKGPLRLGRRRGQNPTGAPPSSPGDAVVCYPDLSKALASNDRLPSPPQQAAEWAAPEVQTANDTRSPLVRFRSFPRKPLTVTDLTSSAWCELQYFYTLTRLPHGRKTRTAAMKQGTKVHQDLEDQVHTIVRVEIASKEDGFGLRIWNLIQGLRTLRDTGMTRELEVWGFVDGNLVNGVIDGLSFENPDPEFTEQLSQGTEPQRQSSITAYFPSNKPANVPQVYLTDVKTRGSMKAPNSPALLRPAKVQLFLYQRFLSEMAADKLDYLRIFRRYGLDPDAPFSDSFIAQIGSLHDELFDVDMSPDGDYIPPSSASTNGETKFFEESSTQTRASTPDFVKYRTLRELLPLLKAELRDTLPHGAHSVGRLLAVEYRYRGDGSLIDSLVFPMDERALDLYLGSTMEWWRADREPRGVQIEEAYKCRMCEFAGDCTWRSAMDEERLQSTRQRLASRKKHVANG; this is encoded by the exons ATGGCAACCTCGCTCTCGCTTGACTCTGAAGACGAATACGGCTACGATCTTTCTCCCGAAGACGAGACTCTGCTGGGCCGGCTCATCACCGACGTCGCTGCCCCCACTTCCTCATCGTCGCAGAACCACGTCGCCACGCCCACCACCTCAGACCTAGGCAtcgacaccgtcgccgaAGAGGAGTCTCGACTTAACGACATCCCTACCGATGCGCTGTCTTACCAGTCGTCCGGGTTGGCCAAGGGACCCCTGCGGCttggtcgccgtcgcggccagAACCCCACAGGTGCCCCCCCGTCGTCACctggcgatgccgtcgtctGCTACCCGGATC TGAGCAAGGCCCTTGCCAGCAATGACCGCCTTCCTTCACCACCCCAACAGGCAGCAGAGTGGGCCGCTCCCGAGGTTCAGACAGCCAACGACACGCGATCGCCGCTTGTGCGTTTTCGCTCCTTTCCTCGAAAGCCTTTGACGGTCACCGACTTGACTTCCAGTGCCTGGTGTGAGCTACAGTACTTCTACACGCTTACCCGGTTGCCGCACGGCCGGAAGACACGGACAGCAGCCATGAAGCAGGGAACTAAGGTGCACCAGGACCTTGAGGACCAAGTGCATACCATCGTCCGCGTCGAGATCGCGAGCAAGGAAGACGGCTTCGGCTTGCGGATATGGAATCTGATACAAGGATTGCGGACGTTGCGAGACACGGGCATGAcccgcgagctcgaggtcTGGGGCTTTGTCGACGGGaacctcgtcaacggcgtcatTGACGGCCTGAGCTTCGAGAATCCTGACCCGGAGTTCACGGAGCAGCTGAGCCAGGGGACAGAACCCCAGCGCCAGTCAAGCATCACGGCCTACTTCCCTTCAAACAAGCCGGCGAACGTGCCCCAGGTATACTTGACGGACGTGAAAACGCGGGGTTCGATGAAGGCACCGAACAGCCCGGCGCTGCTGCGGCCTGCAAAAGTCCAGCTCTTTCTTTACCAGCGGTTCTTGTCGGAAATGGCGGCGGACAAGCTGGACTACCTCCGCATTTTCCGCCGGTACGGGCTTGACCCCGACGCGCCTTTCTCGGACTCTTTCATTGCCCAGATTGGCAGCTTGCACGACGAGCTgttcgacgtcgacatgTCTCCAGACGGCGACTACATCCCGCCGTCATCAGCCTCGACGAACGGCGAGACCAAATTTTTCGAGGAGTCATCAACCCAGACGCGCGCCTCTACGCCAGACTTTGTCAAGTACAGGACCCTGCGCGAGCTGCTACCGCTCCTGAAAGCTGAATTGAGGGACACGCTTCCACATGGCGCCCACTCTGTCGGGCGTTTGCTTGCCGTCGAGTACAGGTACCGGGGCGACGGCTCGCTTATCGACAGCCTAGTCTTTCCCATGGACGAACGCGCACTAGATCTCTATCTGGGCAGCACGATGGAGTGGTGGCGAGCGGACCGGGAGCCGCGTGGGGTGCAGATCGAGGAGGCGTACAAGTGCCGGATGTGCGAATTCGCTGGCGACTGCACCTGGCGGTcggccatggacgaggaGAGACTGCAGAGCACGCGGCAGCGGCTTGCAAGTCGCAAGAAGCATGTTGCAAATGGCTAG
- a CDS encoding putative O-acetyltransferase gives MGATSQKDPELLDLARTLENTPWCENYELMVSGMMYNPVDPVLVEGRHRGRRLAREFNDLDHREHTVDGISEKKTEVLQRMLGAVGTGTYIEAPLFVDYGCNVVFGKNCFANFKYVHLVVVKFREHFVDHHRLTWPPPHPSYSLTILDVSLVIIGDRVQFGPNVSIYCAGHDTSVLSRIKFVEYGLPVRIEDDCWIGGGTIILPGVTIGRGTTVGSGAVVTKSLPPYSVAVGSPARVIKTLQTVEEELADPANPYRDLPGNLPDRE, from the coding sequence ATGGGCGCTACATCGCAAAAGGACCCCGAGCTCCTTGACCTCGCTCGGACCCTCGAGAACACGCCGTGGTGCGAAAACTACGAGCTCATGGTCTCGGGCATGATGTACAACCCCGTCGACCCCGTTCTTGTCGAGGGCCGCCACCGCGGACGCCGCCTCGCGCGCGAGTTCAACGACCTCGACCACCGCGAGCACACGGTGGACGGAATCAGCGAGAAGAAGACCGAGGTCCTGCAGCGCATGCTCGGGGCCGTCGGCACGGGGACCTATATCGAGGCGCCCCTGTTCGTCGACTACGGGTGCAACGTCGTCTTTGGCAAGAACTGCTTCGCCAACTTCAAGTACgtccacctcgtcgtcgtgaaATTTCGGGAGCACTTTGTGGACCATCACCGACTGACCTGgcctcccccccacccctcctACAGCCTGACAATCCTCGACGTGAgtctcgtcatcatcggcgacCGCGTCCAGTTCGGGCCCAACGTGAGCATATACTGCGCCGGCCACGACACGAGCGTGCTCTCGCGCATCAAGTTCGTCGAGTACGGCCTCCCCGTGCGCATCGAGGACGACTGTTggatcggcggcggcacgatCATTCTTCCAGGTGTCACCATCGGCCGGGGCACCACCGTCGGGTCAGGTGCTGTCGTGACCAAGAGCCTGCCGCCGTACTCGGTCGCCGTTGGCAGCCCCGCCCGGGTCATCAAGACGCTGCagaccgtcgaggaggagctggcggACCCGGCGAATCCGTACCGGGACTTGCCTGGGAACTTGCCCGATAGGGAATGA
- a CDS encoding F-box domain-containing protein, with protein sequence MEPVRARKRPTPGPMTESRVRPAESEASDDNRKRIDFTDLPAEIHLLISKQLIYPDALSLKHTSSYFYYLVDTGVRLKVEWLMERRMLHLECPNDRRCDLGSDLRFCRGSVPLLMQRRREHIECESRPGLGCLVYGTSMCSHRRKISARCQRWLRRRLTVELWWVLIALIPVALCWLWMGEVIMMVSKSVGESTKASTGWLVR encoded by the exons ATGGAGCCTGTCCGCGCCCGTAAACGACCCACTCCGGGCCCGATGACGGAATCGCGGGTCCGGCCAGCCGAGAGCGAAGCCTCCGACGACAACCGAAAACGCATCGACTTCACGGATCTACCCGCAGAAATCCATCTCCTCATCTCAAAGCAGCTCATCTATCCGGATGCGCTTTCGTTGAAGCACACAAGCAGCTACTTCTACTACCTCGTCGACACCGGCGTGCGACTCAAGGTCGAGTGGCTCATGGAGCGGCGCATGCTGCATCTCGAGTGCCCCAACGACAGACGATGTGACCTCGGCAGCGACCTTCGCTTCTGCAGGGGCAGCGTGCC GCTCCTGATGCAGAGACGGCGAGAACACATCGAGTGCGAGTCGAGGCCTGGCCTTGGATGCCTGGTCTACGGCACTTCAATGTGCTCTCATCGTCGAAAGATTAGTGCGAGATGTCAGCGCTGGCTGAGGCGCAGGCTGACGGTCGAGTTGTGGTGGGTCTTGATTGCCTTGATCCCGGTTGCGCTGTGCTGGCTATGGATGGGCGAGGTCATCATGATGGTATCCAAGAGCGTAGGGGAGTCAACAAAAGCCAGTACGGGATGGTTGGTGCGGTGA